CAAAAGGTCATTGCTTGTCCGCCCCCTCCCTTTCTCTTTGATTCCATTTGGTTCCCCCtgtttctttctccttttcccTTATATTTCTGAGTAATCTTTCTCCCATTTGATTCCCTCACATGTTTCTCCCCTTTGATTTCGTTATCTCCTTCTCCCTTTCTCTTCTGATTAGCTCGAGTTAGGTTAGAATTAAATCCATATAGTTTACTTGGGATTTCAACACCACCACCACTGCCACCGCCACCACCTTTCCGTCACTTTTAAAACCATCAATCGACTCCTCTTTGATCCTCGAAGCACGGCCTCCTCTCTTCAACTGGTGAGCTTTGGATTTgcaaattctattttcaagaaACTTGTTTTGCTTCATATCACGATTTTCTCAACGATTTAGCTTTATATCTGAACTGACCAAGCAGCAGATCTAAGACACGAAGCCGATCTCAAGCCTGAAGTGATTTTCGGCTCATTTGAAAGAGAATCAACAGATCATCATAATATTTCTAGTTCTTCCTTAGCATAATATTTGAAGACTGTCCAGATTCGCACTATTTCTTCATCTGTAAATTTATCAACGTTGCTTGCCCATATTTCAAcagttttcttcaaaaaaattcatCTGTATTTTGGTTTCAGCCTAGATCTTCTTCTTGGGGATATCAACCACCTCGAGTTGATCTTGCTGCTACCGACAAGGAAACGAAGACACCCACCAACAAGACAATGAAGAAGACGACCTCTGCTCTATGTTcctcttctatttctattttggttgtcctttttttatttttatttattttttttatataataactcGGCTGACGTGACATAATATATTAGACGACTCCCCCTTGATTGCATCTACTGACTGTCTCTAGAAGAGTtgtttacaaatttatttttgaatcgAGTTCTctcctcaaaccctaaccaacaGGTTCGCCGACTTGGCGAGTCCCTTGCTTCTTTTCCTTCGCAGACATCGCTCTCCAAATCTCTCTTGTCCCAGCCTTCCCTGTCATCCAACTGCCCAACGAGCCTACAGTAAAAACAAGCATAGATCAATAAAGTGAAAGTTATGAGACCCAACATTGCGGCCAGCCCTCCGAAGAGATAAGGCACCTGAGAGTGCCATGGAGAGTGCTGTGGCTGTGCGTGTGACACAGATGGTGTTGGTGACATAAATGAATAAGCTTTTGTTGTTGCGCTCATCCTGGCAATGTTTCTCATATTTGCTTTGTTTCTTTATTCAAATCTCTTTGTGGAGCCTTTAATTAGGAAGTTTTCGGCGTGATAGGAAAGTGAaggctaaagaaaaagaaaaataggtgaGCTTGAGAAGGAAGAGATAGGTAGGGCTGGTATTTATAAGGAGAGGCATATCAAGTTCGCCTCTATTGCTTCTCCACGAGGTCCAAATCTCCCTACTCTCAACTCTCACGCACTTAGCCATTTGTGCTTTCAGCCTTATCGCCCTGGCCCTCAAGCAAGCCATCAAAATTCGTGGTTTTGGAGGATGAACTTGGGAGTAAGAAAGGGATGATAGTGCTGAAGAGTTGGTTCagtatctttctttttttagctTCTTTCTTGGAAATGTAGTGGTTTGGATCAGATTTTTACTTCTTGTTTGATTTCCAATAAAATGTAAAAGGGGTAGGAAGCGATTTGTATGAGGGAAATTGTAGATAAGATTTGGAAGTTGAAGCTTTGATCATAATGGGTAAAGGTCCCTCCGCCGATGAAGAAGAAATAAGGAAgtacttttagtttttttttttttagattagtCGGATCATACTGGTTCGATCcgattttgttttgaaagtCCAGTTTGAGTCGGGTTGACATCTTAAAAGGAGATATTCAGGTCTGGTTGGGCACATACCTAGTATTCTGAGCTTGGATTGCAGgcctaagagcattctcattggattagtcaaagttaaatgacatttttttatgaatataagaaaaatttgacttttgactattccattcacctatatctctacattggaatatctattttttcattatataacaataaagtaatataagatgaatttgatttttgttattcacatcaaatatccacattagattataaatttattcattatatagtaatgaataattaataattttaaaaatatttaatttttttattattaatttatttaagtttatcatattttactattctacctattatatattaatcaataattatatttttattaaattaatatattaattgtgataaaatatgcgatagaaagaaagataggaaaataattaataaaatatgtatttgatgtatgtacaataacttttaaatttaaatttttttttgtaaattactgtaactaaattttatatataaatttagctaATCTATTATGAGTTCATTTTACTCACTTAtaattaaatactcaataaatttaacttttaactgaTATAATAAGAGTGCTATTAGAATATGGTGAAGCATCACCCTTTATAAAAAGCAAGGCGCTCTTCCATACCATAAAGAAAACCACCTAAAGCTGCAACCTGGAGTAGAATCCATCTACCCCTCGAGCTTTTTCTGTCCCATGCACGAAGGGGAAATATCTGTCCTTAAGCGAGTGAGGTCTCATTTagatatgaataaatatttacaaCCTCTCGACATTctacattttacattttatatatattttttaatttttataatttttattatttttttaatttatcaaatatttattatatgaataatgaataaaaaatttgaaaaaattttaaaaaaaatattaaaaaatttaaaaatttaaaataatgtggagtgtggagtgtagagtgtggagtaTGGTAAAAATTGTGTAACAATTTTtacacaattttaaaaatattaacagCATTggctttataaattataaggcgttattcaaaatttgattaaaaaaatatatttttcataatttcaaaattttcatatccaTAACTCTATATTGGATTAACttttattcattaaaattataatataatattatttttatttaattttttatattttataattacactatcTAAAGAAAACGAGTATCCCAGATACATCGACAACTTTTTTGCTGGCTTGGGATTAGATGAGAGCATCAGATCTTtcaactaataatattatattatattattataacaaataaaaattactgtAATTATAACCCTATAGTATTAACCCTATATGAATTTAGTCGGGTTATTATTTAaagaacaataaattatattattgtacATCGTTTACGCAAGAAAGAAGTtggttttatcttttataatataatattacttttgatgaAATcattgtagctcaaagtttaAACTCTTgcattttgatgaagccaatgtaGATGATCTTATCtacatttttccaaattttgaatatgcattagcttttgatgaaattaaagttaaattcaatgagaatttagctattgaacgataaaatgtatcacattggaatagctatatTCTAATATGATAGACACTGTttagctatagctatatagttatattaactTCTAAAGTTATTTCAGAATTTGAAAGACAttgtttattcatcaaatctattttatattatttatttctttgtcCTGATGTCTCCATCAatgtctttctagtttctatttttaatccataatttaattagaatatgattactaattaatatataatattatgaatagtaaaatatgataaaataaaataatttcataattaaaaaaattaaaatattttcgaaattgatatattaatttgagttagtgatatattaatttaataagaatatgattattaattaatatataatattatgaatagtaaaatatgataaaataaaataaattaataattaaaaaaattaaaatatttttgaaattgatatattaatttgagttagtgatatattaacttaataagaatatgattattaatgaatatataatagatagaatagtaaaatatgttaaaataaaataaaataataattaaaaaattaaatatttttgaaattattagttattcattactatataataaataaatgtataataaatgtgaagatttgatgtgaataattaaaatcaaattcaatgtgaagatttgatgtgaataattaaaatcaaattcattttataattattttattattatataatgaaaaaatagctattccaatatgGAGATtaatgtgaatggaatagctaaaagtcaaatttatcttatattcataaaaaatgtcttttaactttaactaatccaatgataGTGCTTTAAGAAGTGATTTATATCATCtaatctttacaattttttaaaattttcacataaaatataataaataatttaatttttttttaattttaaaataaaaataatattttatttaatttttttttcaactcatcttattttaactcactattcaaatgatATCTTAAAAACTTTTACATTCTTGTGCCGATGAATCTCAATCCATAGAAAAAAGTTTATTGCTTGGATTCAgagttaatattaatttatatcatctaatcattataatatttttaaattcttatacaaaatataataaataatttaatttttttaaatttttaaataataataatattaaaaattaatattttatttattttttaatttttatctcttattttaaCTACTGTCAAAACCTTACATCATGGATTGGCCCATTGCCTGGCTCTCTCCCAATGACTATTTCTCATAGTTGTGGCTAGTATCATTTCGTACCAAGTTAAGAATGTGAGAGAAGAGATCTCGTCTTTTCCCTTTCCATCAACTCCTTCCATGGTGTCCTCTCCGTTACAGCGAGCCTTCCTGGCTCTACCTTTCTTCTCCTCGAAATAAACAAAACCTCCCATCGAAAACCCTAAAGCTCAAAGAGTCGCTTTTTGTAGTTAAATCTCAATTACAGTTGTTACAATaatcttgctttattaattatatatagtggtCACATTGTCCCAAAATTTGCGGCTAGCTAAGGTGTTGCCTTGCTGCTGTTCATCCAAGAGCAGAGAGGCTCAAAGACAATTTTACAGAAGCTGGAGCAAAATCCGCCAACAAATATCCCAGCAACATTATTGTTGTTCCGTCGGCTTCAAGGATGCTGCTTCCTACCACCTGCATTCTCCTCATATGTTTCCTCTTAAGCTCTCCGTTCTTCCTCACCAAAGCTACCCTCAATCTCACACTCCCTCACCAACACCCCGACCCTGAAGCTGTTGTCCAAGCAGTTCAAAGGTAACATATACACCGAGCCAAAAACCCTGCTTTTACTTTCTGGGTTGCCAAGATTTAGTCGcaatcataaatattctaatctGAGCTTTCTCCATTATTAAAATCCCtgccacttaaaaaaaaaaatcccatcttTTTCTCGCTGGGGAGTTTGTTTCCCCCTATTTCattccaaaacaacaaaaaacccCGATTTGGGGATCCCtcattttctctcacttcttCTGCATTTCCCATCACTTTTCTCCCACAATCTCACcgtttcctctttttttttttcatttgcagGAGCGTCAATGCCTCTCTCTCCCGGAGACAAATGCTCTCTCTTCAAGGAAAGGACCAACGTTCCAAATGCCTCACCGGCAACCCCATCGACGATTGTTGGCGCTGCGACTCAGACTGGCAAAAAAACCGCCAAAGGCTCGCCGACTGCGCCATCGGATTTGGACATAACGCCCTCGGTGGTAAAGGAGGTCAGATCTACATAGTCACTGACTCGTCCGACCGTGACCCGGCTAATCCGGTCCCCGGTACCCTCCGCCACGCTGTGGTCCAAGAAGAACCTCTCTGGTATGGTTAGTCAAATGTAGTTAATTCACACATTTTCTCCTTGTAGCTTATGAAATACAAGCTAATGTGTGCCTTCCAACAGGATTGTATTCACTGCGGACATGACCATAAAGCTGAAACACGAGCTGATCGTCAATAGCTACAAGACCATCGACGGTCGCGGTGCGAACGTCCACATCGTGGGTAACGGCTGTATCACGCTGCAGTACGTGTCTAACGTCATCATCCACAACATCCACGTTCACCACTGCAAGCCGTCGGGGAACACGAATATACGGTCATCTCCGACGCACGTCGGGTGGAGGGGGAAATCGGACGGCGACGGTATATCCATATCCGGAGCGCGACTGATCTGGATTGACCACTGCTCCTTGTCCTACTGCACGGACGGCTTGATTGACGCCATAATGGGGTCGACGGGAATCACCATCTCCAACAACTATTTCTCGCACCACAACGACGTGATGCTGTTGGGCCACAACGATCGCTACGCCTTGGACTCGGGCATGCAGATCACCATAGCGTTCAATCATTTCGGCGAGGCGCTGGTGCAGCGTATGCCTCGTTGCAGACGGGGGTACATACACATCGTTAACAACGATTTCACGCAGTGGGAGATGTACGCCATCGGGGGTAGTGCTAACCCCACCATTAATAGTCAGGGTAATCGGTATAATGCACCGCCGGACCAAAACGCCAAGGAGGTAATTAATTTTTGTGCTTTTGATCTTTTGGCCTTTTTATTCGGTGCGACCCCACCACCTCGTGAACTTGGCTTATGTCTGAAACAAGTGTCAGCATGTACTCCTGTTATTCAACTTTCGGCGGCGGTGCGTTCGATTACGCGCAGCTAGTTGTCATTTTAGTTGAGATTGGACTGTGGGCAACAATTTATACAAAAGATTCGCCTCATTTATGCGGTTCAAGAAAATCTGTATATCTTGCGGATTTGGGGTccactttttaaatttgatagagGCTTTAGACTACGAGGCTGTATTTGGTGGTTACAGAGTAATAAATTGTTTAGAGATTAGAGGCCAATGATCTGACACCGATTCAACCCAGAAACAGAGCGAAAGAAAGCAAAAGCACACCTCAGGCTCGGTGCATGCCAGCCATCCTAGAGCTAGCATacgaa
This window of the Juglans regia cultivar Chandler chromosome 12, Walnut 2.0, whole genome shotgun sequence genome carries:
- the LOC108984033 gene encoding probable pectate lyase 18; this encodes MLLPTTCILLICFLLSSPFFLTKATLNLTLPHQHPDPEAVVQAVQRSVNASLSRRQMLSLQGKDQRSKCLTGNPIDDCWRCDSDWQKNRQRLADCAIGFGHNALGGKGGQIYIVTDSSDRDPANPVPGTLRHAVVQEEPLWIVFTADMTIKLKHELIVNSYKTIDGRGANVHIVGNGCITLQYVSNVIIHNIHVHHCKPSGNTNIRSSPTHVGWRGKSDGDGISISGARLIWIDHCSLSYCTDGLIDAIMGSTGITISNNYFSHHNDVMLLGHNDRYALDSGMQITIAFNHFGEALVQRMPRCRRGYIHIVNNDFTQWEMYAIGGSANPTINSQGNRYNAPPDQNAKEVTKRVETDQSEWTGWNWRTEGDIMVNGAFFVPSGAGLSAQYAMASSVEPKAAGLIDQLTMNAGVLGGPRESSQSISYPGYNGGGTGTGTTYTGNSGSGGDGDYFGMIFGGGAMAAAPPAAPSSTSIILPLVIILIWHATTGLHLLLSFPLL